A part of Lacibacter sp. H407 genomic DNA contains:
- a CDS encoding PAAR domain-containing protein: MPFAARVGDMHVCPMVTGTVPHVGGPVLPPGCPTVLIGGQPAARVGDMLTCSGPPDTIIMGSTTVLIGGMPAARMGDSTAHGGVIVAGCPTVNIN, translated from the coding sequence ATGCCATTTGCAGCAAGGGTTGGCGACATGCATGTTTGTCCGATGGTAACCGGAACAGTACCACATGTGGGCGGGCCGGTTCTTCCACCCGGATGTCCTACTGTTTTGATCGGTGGCCAACCCGCTGCAAGGGTGGGTGATATGCTTACCTGCAGCGGACCTCCCGACACCATAATCATGGGATCAACAACAGTATTAATTGGCGGAATGCCCGCAGCAAGAATGGGCGATAGTACAGCACACGGCGGCGTAATTGTTGCCGGTTGCCCAACCGTAAATATTAATTAA
- the vgrG gene encoding type VI secretion system tip protein VgrG, whose amino-acid sequence MPNERTIPSDQPKTVVTSTITSGGTQIPETCHVLSVVVSKEVNRIPVATIVIADGDPAAQSFEMSNKTEFEPGKEIEIKLGYRSSEETVFKGIVVKHSIKTRKKNSLLIIECRDKAVKMTAACKSSYFKEMKDSDVMEQLIDTYGLDKDVEGTGIEHKQLVQYNCSDWDFLVCRADAAGMLCIPNDGKLAIKKPNFSGDTVLTVQYGATIHELDAEIDARLQYKSVKGTMWNYTDQELLADVEAEEPAIPTAGNLDGATLANVLGEDEFMLYHSGKIEEPELQQWVNAKMMKHRLAKIRGQVKIDGTAAVAPGQIIELQGVGERFEGKLFVTAVRQQYENGNWQTNIQFGINPEWFAQTFNVQQPLAGALLPAIEGLQIGIVTQLESDPDGEDRILVRIPVVHKDDEGAWCRVSSLDAGDERGMFFRPEINDEVIVGFINNDPRHGIVLGMLNSSAKPAHLSAKDDNHEKGYQSRSKMKLIFNDDKKSINIETPGGHKVVIDEDAKKIHLEDMNGNKIILNEDGITIESIKEIKMKAATDLKMEGGANVNLKGGTQTKVEGGAGAEISSGGATNVKGSIVNLN is encoded by the coding sequence ATGCCGAATGAACGCACCATACCATCCGATCAACCAAAAACCGTTGTAACATCCACCATTACTTCAGGAGGTACGCAAATACCAGAAACCTGTCATGTGTTATCAGTAGTTGTGAGTAAAGAAGTGAATCGTATTCCTGTGGCAACTATTGTAATTGCAGATGGTGATCCTGCTGCGCAGAGTTTTGAGATGAGTAACAAAACAGAGTTTGAACCGGGAAAGGAAATTGAAATTAAACTGGGATACAGAAGCAGTGAAGAAACGGTGTTTAAAGGAATTGTAGTAAAGCATTCGATCAAAACACGAAAAAAAAATTCGTTATTGATCATTGAATGCAGAGATAAAGCAGTAAAGATGACGGCTGCGTGTAAGAGTAGTTATTTTAAAGAGATGAAGGACAGTGATGTAATGGAACAGCTCATTGATACTTATGGTTTGGATAAAGATGTTGAAGGTACAGGCATTGAACATAAGCAACTGGTACAATACAATTGTAGTGATTGGGATTTTCTTGTTTGTCGGGCTGATGCTGCTGGCATGCTTTGTATTCCGAACGACGGAAAACTGGCCATTAAGAAACCCAACTTTAGTGGTGATACAGTTCTTACCGTTCAGTATGGCGCAACGATACATGAACTCGATGCAGAAATTGATGCAAGACTGCAATACAAATCAGTAAAAGGAACAATGTGGAATTATACTGATCAGGAATTACTGGCAGATGTAGAAGCTGAAGAACCAGCAATACCAACTGCAGGAAATTTAGATGGAGCAACATTGGCGAATGTGTTGGGTGAAGATGAATTTATGTTGTACCACAGTGGAAAAATTGAAGAGCCGGAATTACAGCAATGGGTGAATGCAAAAATGATGAAGCATCGGTTGGCAAAGATTAGAGGCCAGGTAAAGATCGATGGAACAGCTGCTGTAGCACCGGGACAGATCATTGAATTGCAGGGAGTGGGGGAACGTTTTGAAGGGAAGTTATTTGTTACCGCTGTTCGTCAGCAATATGAAAACGGAAATTGGCAAACGAATATTCAATTCGGCATCAACCCTGAATGGTTTGCACAAACATTCAATGTACAGCAACCATTGGCCGGTGCATTGCTACCGGCTATTGAAGGATTACAAATTGGAATTGTAACACAACTGGAAAGTGATCCGGATGGTGAAGACAGAATATTGGTTCGTATTCCGGTTGTTCATAAAGATGATGAAGGTGCATGGTGCAGAGTAAGTTCGTTGGATGCAGGCGATGAACGGGGAATGTTTTTTCGGCCGGAGATCAATGATGAAGTAATAGTAGGATTCATTAACAATGATCCACGGCATGGCATTGTGTTAGGCATGCTTAACAGCAGTGCAAAACCGGCACACCTTTCAGCAAAAGATGATAACCATGAAAAGGGATACCAGAGCAGGAGTAAAATGAAACTGATCTTTAACGATGATAAAAAAAGCATCAACATCGAAACACCGGGCGGACATAAAGTGGTGATTGATGAAGATGCAAAAAAAATTCACTTGGAAGATATGAATGGCAATAAGATCATCCTGAATGAAGATGGGATTACAATTGAAAGCATCAAAGAGATCAAAATGAAAGCGGCAACAGATCTGAAAATGGAAGGTGGAGCTAATGTAAACCTCAAAGGAGGGACGCAAACAAAAGTAGAAGGCGGAGCAGGAGCTGAAATTTCAAGCGGTGGTGCTACCAATGTAAAAGGGAGCATTGTGAATTTGAATTAA
- a CDS encoding CIS tube protein has protein sequence MPEGQFEKLKIYAYSDPGCENQVGEPFTVMMNPENYTQEIKMEFENGQGQGTSGSQPRFKLKPPEELSFEILFDNTGIIDKNPRSDIAVDIENFKQFLMGYEGDIHQPKFFKFVWGTSLMKGICVLLNIAYKLFNPNGKPIRAICKVSIRELKEEERRVAEERNSSPDLTHYRTVKKGDTLPLMCYRIYGHSKYYWQVAQVNGLSNFRDLQPGTELFFPPFEKNMN, from the coding sequence ATGCCGGAAGGACAATTTGAAAAATTGAAAATCTATGCTTACAGTGATCCCGGTTGCGAAAACCAGGTGGGAGAACCATTTACTGTGATGATGAATCCTGAAAACTATACGCAGGAAATCAAAATGGAATTTGAAAATGGACAGGGACAAGGTACAAGCGGAAGCCAGCCACGTTTCAAATTAAAACCACCGGAAGAGTTGTCGTTCGAAATTTTATTTGATAATACCGGTATCATTGATAAAAACCCACGATCTGATATTGCTGTGGATATTGAAAACTTCAAGCAGTTCCTCATGGGTTATGAAGGAGATATTCATCAGCCAAAATTTTTCAAATTCGTTTGGGGTACTTCACTCATGAAAGGAATCTGTGTGTTGTTGAATATTGCTTACAAGTTGTTTAATCCAAACGGGAAACCCATCCGGGCCATTTGCAAAGTATCGATCCGTGAGTTAAAAGAAGAAGAGCGACGTGTAGCAGAAGAAAGGAACAGTAGTCCCGATCTCACACATTATCGAACCGTAAAAAAAGGTGACACACTTCCATTGATGTGTTACAGGATCTATGGTCATTCAAAATATTATTGGCAGGTGGCTCAGGTAAATGGTCTTAGCAACTTTCGTGATCTGCAACCGGGAACTGAATTGTTTTTTCCACCCTTCGAAAAAAATATGAACTGA
- a CDS encoding DUF5908 family protein: MPIEIRELVIKATINQDQNKAASATNTGGADGNEEKEAIVREAVEEVLRIMESKKER; this comes from the coding sequence ATGCCTATTGAAATTCGGGAGCTGGTGATCAAAGCAACCATCAACCAGGATCAGAACAAAGCTGCATCTGCAACTAATACAGGCGGTGCAGATGGTAACGAGGAAAAAGAAGCAATTGTAAGAGAAGCAGTAGAAGAAGTATTACGCATTATGGAAAGTAAAAAAGAACGCTGA
- a CDS encoding phage tail protein — protein sequence MAVSPGGYYPPVGFHFKVEFVGIGNDNDIRFQSVSGLSIEYDTESFKEGGENRFEHKLPVRTKYADLSLKRGMLTDSKVIEWCLKAFENREFQPAQINVMLLNENHQPIKRWEVIDAWPKKWSVSDLNAQENGLVIETLDLAYKYFNVKT from the coding sequence ATGGCTGTATCGCCCGGTGGATATTATCCTCCTGTTGGTTTTCATTTTAAAGTGGAGTTTGTTGGTATCGGAAACGATAACGACATCCGCTTTCAATCCGTATCTGGTTTGTCGATCGAGTACGATACCGAGAGTTTTAAGGAAGGTGGTGAAAATCGATTTGAACATAAATTACCGGTACGTACAAAATATGCAGACCTCTCTTTGAAGCGGGGGATGCTGACCGATTCAAAAGTAATTGAATGGTGTTTGAAAGCATTTGAAAACCGGGAGTTTCAACCGGCACAAATAAATGTAATGCTGCTCAATGAAAATCATCAACCGATCAAACGTTGGGAAGTAATTGATGCATGGCCAAAAAAATGGAGTGTAAGTGATTTGAATGCACAGGAAAATGGATTGGTCATTGAAACGCTTGATCTCGCCTATAAATACTTTAACGTTAAAACCTGA
- a CDS encoding phage tail protein, protein MATYPLPKFHFQVQWGGVRIGFTEVTGLDMQVEAIEYREGSSPEYSKIKMPGMHKFSNITLKRGTMQGDSDFYKWVNTINLTVTERRDIIISLLNETHAPVMTWKAKNAFPVKVQASDLKSDGNEVAIESLEIAHEGLNILS, encoded by the coding sequence ATGGCAACATATCCTCTTCCGAAATTTCATTTCCAGGTACAATGGGGTGGAGTAAGGATCGGTTTTACAGAAGTAACGGGTCTTGACATGCAGGTGGAAGCAATTGAATACCGTGAAGGCAGCAGCCCCGAGTATTCAAAGATCAAAATGCCCGGCATGCACAAATTCAGCAACATTACATTAAAGCGTGGTACCATGCAGGGGGATAGTGATTTTTATAAATGGGTCAATACCATTAACCTCACAGTTACTGAACGCAGAGATATCATTATCAGTTTGCTCAACGAAACACATGCACCTGTTATGACATGGAAAGCAAAAAATGCATTTCCCGTGAAAGTGCAGGCGAGTGATTTGAAAAGTGATGGTAACGAAGTAGCGATTGAATCACTGGAAATCGCACATGAAGGATTAAATATTCTGAGCTAG